ATAACTTAGGTGATATGATTGAACGTGGAATAAAACTGCATGGTCATGCAGGTCCTTATCTAAATCTGGGTATAAAAATGGGTCTTTTAGCCCTCAAGAATTTAAAAGCAAAAGGATATTTTGATTTATCTGTTGAAGCTGAACTGGAATACCGCAGACCAATGTCCTGTTTTGTTGATGGACTACAGATATCAACCGGCTGTACTATGGGA
The sequence above is drawn from the Atribacterota bacterium genome and encodes:
- a CDS encoding formylmethanofuran dehydrogenase subunit E family protein, which encodes NLGDMIERGIKLHGHAGPYLNLGIKMGLLALKNLKAKGYFDLSVEAELEYRRPMSCFVDGLQISTGCTMGKGNIKVKNQTGNINALFKTEDKNLRIFLKPEIVKSLDFEKESCEDLSQKVLDIPNAELFDYFREKSD